The Hujiaoplasma nucleasis DNA window CTACTAATCCCAATCAATATTATAACACATGTAATGTGATATTTCATTGATTAGATGGATCAACCGTCCACGAATCTTTAATTGAAACAATCTCACCTTCACGATAAGCATTTAGCAACTCAAACAGATCATTGATTCTTGATTTAAGTTCTTCACCCTTATTGGTATCGTATATATAGGTTCTTCTAGGGTTTATTTCTTCAGATCGCGTTACCGAGAATATATCTTTCTCTTTTTCTATAAGTTCTTTATAAGTATTGAATCTTTCATGAGATACTAAAAAATAAGCATAAGAGTCTGAAATCAAACTATAACCAGCAAAACTTGTTTCATTAGAGTATTGTTTACTCATTCCACCATCAATATTATAGATACGTTTATTGGCCAAAACAACCCCATCACCCTTGGTAATATCTAGGGGTACATGACCATTAATGATTTTAGATTTTTGTGGATTCAAAGAAAACACATCATATATTTTTTGAAGAATTTCTTCGTTCTCTCTCAAGGTAAAATAAGGGTTTTTCACTTCCTTATGTAATGACTTATCTTTTAAAAAATACCTTTCAAAGGTTTTCATGGCTGATTTGGCAAATAAAGGTGAATATTTCCCTTGCCATAAGTACATAAAATAGTCTTCTTCGTGGTCTATTTCATCATAACGATGATAATATGCACTACGAACTAATTTATCAAAACGATCTAATAAGTCTCTACCTGAATAAGAACGTCCCTCTATATCCATTGAGGCAAAATCACCATTATCTTTGAATGGTATGGCAGCGTGAAATAATAAATTGTGATTATATATTAAATACATTCTTCCTTTATCTATTAAGTATTTTGCATGAGATTGAATCATTTCATTATGTAGTACTAAGCGCTTTAAGTGTTTTATCACATTCATTTCATCATCATTCAACCGATAAGGATCTTTTGGATTAATTGTAGGGAAATGTTGGTCTATTAACTTATAATTTTGATTATTTAAAGAAAGTGTGTTATTTTTATAATCTATCTTGTCCAATAACAATCTATCATCCATCTCAAATTCAGGATGCCTTTTAATGATAGTAGCTTCTAACTTAAATTGAATGATAGATATGGCTTTATGTATTCTTGCAATAAAAGATAAGTCTTCTAAACTATTAATAGTTGATGAATCCTTAGGATAAAAAATCTCACATGGGTCATGTCGATAATATTTATCAGCTAATCTAGCTAGAGGCAATAAGTTTATACCATATCCATCTTCAAAAGTATCTAAATTATTATATCTAGCAGCGATTCTAATCATATTGGCAATCATGACTTCAGACCCACAAGCAGCTCCCAAGAAAACGATGTCGTGATTTCCCCATTGGATATCTACGTTTTTCATTCGTAAGAGTTTTTCCATAATCATATGAGGTTTAGGACCCCGATCAAAAATATCACCAACAATATGCCATTGGTCAATAGCCATGTTACGAATAAACCTAGATAATTCAAGTATAAATTTATTTTCTCTCTTGGTTTTAAAAATAGCCGAAATAATAGCATCATAATACTTATTCTTATCCTCATTATTTCTTGATTCATAGATGAGCTCTTGAATAATATAAGAGAATTCTTTTGGCAAACTCTTGCCTACTTTAGATTTGGTATATTTACTGACAATATTCTTAGCTAGCTGAACCATATAATAAAGTTGATTTTCAATCAAGGTTTGATAGTCTTCTTTTGACAAAGAATTTTGATACTTATCAAGCATGTCTGTAGGATAATAGATAAAAAAAGCCACCTGATTTTTCTTTTTATCAGATAGATCAGGGAATAATTGATCTATTTTTTCTTTAATGATACCTGAGGCATTTTTTAAGTAATGATTAAAGGCATCATACTCTCCATGAATATCTGTAATAAAGACCTCTGTACCCTTAGGCAAATTCAATATGGCTGAAAGGTTGATCAATTCAGTAGATACAGCTTGAACAGATGGAAAATCTTTACTTAATAACTCTAAATATTTATTTTGATATGGCATAATTTACCTCACTTTCACAATCAATTCTATTCTATCAAATGTTTAATGCTTTAACAATCCAATCAAAAAAAATAAGGACTATTTAAGAAAAATAGTCCTTATCTTTTTGTAAATTTACTCACCGTGATGACCAGCGATATCTCCTTCTTTAAATAAATTATCTTTTAACTCATCAGATAATTCAGGGATTCTTCTTCTTAACCATTCTAGAGTCATGGCAGCATGTTCCATTTCTTCATCACGATTGTGCTTTAAAATTGCTTTTAACTCAGGATCTGACGCAACATCCATTCTTTGGTTGTACCAGTCTACAGCTTCAAACTCTTCAATAAGCGATTTAAAAGCTCTTGTTAAGTCTCTAGTTTCTTTTGATAAATGTTCATAAGGTTCATGATATTGATTCATATAATCTCCTCCTATAATTTGTTTTCTACCTCATTATAACATGTTTTAAGCACGTTTTAAAGGTCCTCACATGAATCTCAAAAAAATAACAGGCAGATGAACTGCCTGTTATCATTAAAACATATGACTAAATCTTTCTATAAAATCAGCTAAGACTATGGAAACGATCACAAGGGTTATTCCAGAGAATAACAATGGATATCCCATGACTCTATCCCTTTTCTCTTCTTTTAAAAGAAGATACTCATAATAAGATATGCCCTCAACTTTTTTTGTAAA harbors:
- a CDS encoding encapsulin-associated ferritin-like protein, with the translated sequence MNQYHEPYEHLSKETRDLTRAFKSLIEEFEAVDWYNQRMDVASDPELKAILKHNRDEEMEHAAMTLEWLRRRIPELSDELKDNLFKEGDIAGHHGE
- a CDS encoding fructose-1,6-bisphosphatase; the protein is MPYQNKYLELLSKDFPSVQAVSTELINLSAILNLPKGTEVFITDIHGEYDAFNHYLKNASGIIKEKIDQLFPDLSDKKKNQVAFFIYYPTDMLDKYQNSLSKEDYQTLIENQLYYMVQLAKNIVSKYTKSKVGKSLPKEFSYIIQELIYESRNNEDKNKYYDAIISAIFKTKRENKFILELSRFIRNMAIDQWHIVGDIFDRGPKPHMIMEKLLRMKNVDIQWGNHDIVFLGAACGSEVMIANMIRIAARYNNLDTFEDGYGINLLPLARLADKYYRHDPCEIFYPKDSSTINSLEDLSFIARIHKAISIIQFKLEATIIKRHPEFEMDDRLLLDKIDYKNNTLSLNNQNYKLIDQHFPTINPKDPYRLNDDEMNVIKHLKRLVLHNEMIQSHAKYLIDKGRMYLIYNHNLLFHAAIPFKDNGDFASMDIEGRSYSGRDLLDRFDKLVRSAYYHRYDEIDHEEDYFMYLWQGKYSPLFAKSAMKTFERYFLKDKSLHKEVKNPYFTLRENEEILQKIYDVFSLNPQKSKIINGHVPLDITKGDGVVLANKRIYNIDGGMSKQYSNETSFAGYSLISDSYAYFLVSHERFNTYKELIEKEKDIFSVTRSEEINPRRTYIYDTNKGEELKSRINDLFELLNAYREGEIVSIKDSWTVDPSNQ